Proteins found in one Alicyclobacillus cycloheptanicus genomic segment:
- the thpD gene encoding ectoine hydroxylase, whose protein sequence is MQQTIVPDVYPSRVHDRPSIEARKDPVVYRSNGLAADGPLTADQLAQYERDGFLMLENLFTQTEVEQMRAEMARVLEENEGSHSQAVIREPESEEVRSVFAIHETDTAFNRISRDSRLLDRARQLLDSEVYVHQSRINFKPGFEGKEFYWHSDFETWHVEDGMPRMRAVSFSILLDDNLPFNGSLMLVPGSHKHFISCVGKTPEDHYKQSLRRQEVGVPDRGSLTWLVDRYGLQMPSAKAGSVLMFECNTMHGSNSNITPLPRRNVFVVYNSVENALQPPYSGGKPRPGFVAARKPELVVR, encoded by the coding sequence GTGCAACAGACCATCGTGCCAGACGTCTATCCATCGCGTGTCCACGACCGTCCCTCCATCGAAGCGCGCAAGGACCCGGTCGTGTACCGCAGCAACGGGCTGGCGGCGGACGGTCCGCTCACGGCGGACCAGCTCGCCCAGTACGAACGGGACGGGTTTCTGATGCTGGAAAACTTGTTTACACAAACCGAAGTGGAGCAGATGCGCGCGGAGATGGCGCGGGTGTTGGAGGAGAACGAAGGCAGCCATTCACAAGCGGTCATTCGTGAGCCGGAGAGCGAAGAGGTGCGGTCGGTGTTCGCGATCCACGAAACGGACACAGCCTTCAACCGCATCTCGCGCGACAGCAGGCTGCTCGACCGCGCACGCCAGCTCCTTGACAGTGAGGTGTATGTGCACCAGTCGCGCATCAACTTCAAGCCTGGCTTCGAAGGAAAGGAGTTCTACTGGCACTCCGACTTCGAAACGTGGCATGTGGAAGACGGCATGCCGCGGATGCGGGCGGTCAGTTTCTCCATCCTGCTGGACGACAACCTCCCCTTCAACGGCTCGCTGATGCTGGTGCCAGGGTCGCACAAGCACTTCATCTCGTGTGTGGGCAAGACACCGGAGGACCACTACAAGCAGTCCCTGCGCCGCCAGGAGGTGGGGGTGCCGGACCGCGGCAGCCTGACCTGGCTGGTCGATCGCTACGGCCTGCAAATGCCGAGCGCCAAGGCCGGGTCGGTCTTGATGTTCGAGTGCAACACGATGCACGGTTCCAACAGCAACATTACCCCGCTGCCTCGCCGCAACGTTTTTGTTGTCTACAACAGTGTCGAGAATGCCTTGCAGCCGCCCTATTCCGGCGGTAAGCCGAGGCCCGGTTTCGTGGCGGCCCGCAAGCCGGAACTGGTGGTGCGATGA
- a CDS encoding ectoine synthase: protein MIVRQLQDIQGTDRDVHAETWSSRRLILRDDNVGFSLHDTIMKAGTDTMMWYKNHIEAVYCIEGEGEIEDLQTGEVHSIRPGTMYLLNNHDQHRVRPKTDLRLVCVFNPPCTGREVHGPDGAYPLST, encoded by the coding sequence ATGATTGTCAGACAACTGCAGGACATCCAGGGCACCGATCGCGACGTACATGCGGAGACGTGGTCCAGCCGCAGGTTGATTTTGCGAGACGACAACGTGGGTTTTTCGCTGCACGACACGATTATGAAAGCCGGCACCGACACGATGATGTGGTACAAAAACCACATTGAGGCCGTGTACTGCATCGAAGGCGAAGGGGAAATCGAGGATTTGCAGACCGGTGAGGTCCACTCGATTCGCCCAGGCACGATGTATCTCTTGAACAATCACGACCAGCACCGGGTGCGGCCGAAAACCGACTTGCGCCTGGTGTGTGTGTTCAACCCGCCGTGCACCGGACGGGAAGTCCATGGCCCGGATGGCGCCTATCCGCTGTCAACTTGA
- the ectA gene encoding diaminobutyrate acetyltransferase: protein MGKVRGVYRTRDTVHRERRLMTVRMDWHVRSPLVDDGPRIWQLIRDAGTLDLNSPYTYLMLSKFFNKTCLVADAGDCLAGFISGFHLPEQPDTLFVWQVAVHPDFRRQRLGTRLLEALLDSEACRGTTWLEATVTPDNGPSDALFRGIAKARNATCTVLPCFPASCFPGESHQPEHLYHIGPLHEGSI, encoded by the coding sequence GTGGGAAAGGTTCGCGGCGTCTACCGGACCCGAGACACGGTCCACCGCGAACGAAGGCTGATGACAGTACGGATGGACTGGCACGTCCGATCACCCCTTGTCGACGACGGGCCGCGCATCTGGCAATTGATTCGGGATGCGGGCACATTGGACCTCAATTCTCCTTACACTTACCTCATGCTGAGCAAGTTCTTCAACAAGACCTGCCTGGTGGCTGACGCTGGCGATTGTCTCGCGGGATTTATTTCGGGATTTCACTTGCCCGAGCAGCCCGATACCCTGTTTGTCTGGCAAGTTGCCGTTCATCCGGATTTTCGGCGGCAGCGGCTCGGCACTCGGTTGTTAGAGGCCCTGCTCGACAGTGAAGCGTGTCGGGGCACGACCTGGCTGGAGGCCACGGTTACGCCTGACAACGGCCCTTCCGACGCGCTGTTTCGCGGTATTGCGAAGGCGCGAAATGCAACCTGTACCGTCTTGCCTTGTTTTCCTGCCTCATGTTTCCCGGGTGAATCGCATCAACCTGAACACCTGTACCACATCGGCCCGCTGCATGAAGGGTCAATCTGA
- a CDS encoding VOC family protein codes for MMRVSFVSIPVTDQDRALQFYTEKLGFDVVTDQAFGNGMRWIQLKPPGAETDVVLFTPPGQENRIGGYQNIAFTCEDVVGTCHTLKARGVVFVKEPERANWGGMEAIFQDPDGNTFVLANPRE; via the coding sequence ATGATGCGTGTGAGTTTCGTAAGCATTCCGGTCACCGACCAGGACCGGGCGCTCCAGTTTTACACCGAAAAGCTCGGGTTCGACGTCGTCACCGACCAGGCGTTTGGCAACGGCATGCGCTGGATTCAGTTGAAACCCCCCGGCGCCGAAACGGACGTGGTGCTGTTCACGCCGCCAGGCCAGGAAAACCGCATCGGCGGCTACCAGAACATCGCCTTTACCTGCGAAGATGTGGTCGGGACCTGCCACACTCTGAAAGCCCGCGGCGTCGTGTTCGTCAAGGAGCCGGAGCGGGCCAATTGGGGCGGGATGGAAGCGATTTTTCAAGATCCCGACGGAAACACGTTTGTCCTCGCCAACCCGCGCGAATGA
- a CDS encoding FAD:protein FMN transferase: MTAAERAAQASGSKPLTLGPLRRDQNMLHTLSFHAMGTNMELGIWAEPQPPDSLVHDLNDVQAEIQRLEQRLSRFEPASDISRLNQNAGVWVSVHAETLEVLHLAARAFVESEGLFHPALGAQMEQLGYDRSFDVGLDRAESVARRTTAPVPPRLPWTCSAAGQVRLEAGCKIDLGGIAKGWIVEQAAHMLRNRGQQNFVVNAGGDMVCARRKGDAPWSIGIADPAQPDVYVLTLDVENACVATSGTYRRRWRTGRDVRHHILDPRTGLPADSDLVSCTVIHPSLVAAEVMAKVFLILGLEQGRAWMEKVPNRGWAAIRSDGEVTHSWTS, translated from the coding sequence GTGACAGCGGCGGAGCGGGCGGCGCAGGCATCGGGCAGCAAGCCCCTGACTTTGGGTCCGCTGCGTCGTGATCAGAACATGCTGCACACCCTGTCATTCCATGCGATGGGCACCAACATGGAGCTCGGCATCTGGGCGGAACCGCAGCCGCCGGATTCACTGGTGCATGACCTGAACGACGTGCAAGCCGAAATTCAGCGTCTGGAACAACGCCTGTCAAGATTTGAACCCGCCAGCGACATCAGCCGCCTCAATCAAAACGCCGGCGTGTGGGTTTCCGTACACGCCGAAACGCTTGAGGTCCTGCACCTTGCAGCGCGTGCGTTTGTGGAGTCGGAGGGGCTGTTCCACCCGGCGCTCGGGGCGCAAATGGAGCAGCTTGGCTACGACCGGTCGTTTGACGTTGGATTGGACCGCGCCGAGTCTGTGGCGCGCCGCACGACGGCACCGGTTCCGCCGCGGCTGCCCTGGACCTGTTCGGCAGCCGGACAAGTTCGGCTGGAGGCCGGGTGCAAGATTGACCTCGGCGGCATCGCCAAAGGGTGGATTGTCGAACAAGCTGCCCATATGCTGCGAAACCGAGGCCAGCAAAACTTTGTGGTGAACGCGGGCGGAGATATGGTGTGCGCCAGACGCAAGGGAGACGCGCCCTGGTCGATTGGCATCGCCGACCCCGCGCAGCCGGACGTGTACGTCCTCACCCTGGACGTCGAAAACGCCTGTGTCGCGACCAGCGGAACCTATCGGCGCCGCTGGCGGACCGGGCGCGACGTTCGCCACCACATCCTTGACCCGCGCACGGGGCTGCCGGCCGACTCGGACCTGGTTTCCTGCACCGTGATCCACCCCAGTTTGGTCGCGGCGGAAGTGATGGCCAAAGTGTTTCTGATTTTGGGGCTGGAGCAAGGCCGAGCGTGGATGGAGAAGGTGCCGAACCGGGGCTGGGCAGCCATCCGGTCAGACGGAGAGGTGACGCATTCGTGGACATCGTAG
- a CDS encoding ferric reductase-like transmembrane domain-containing protein, protein MDIVEEPQVFPFVLTCVLTFVLMAMTYGMTYLLHLPTTRADDLYWYLTRAAAFIAYALLTLTVMLGVSSSSALWDRWRARRLMTQLHQFTSLMVLPFLVLHLWALHQDTSVPFPWPAVFVPFEASYRPFATGLGVLSLFTVLILWITSFLRAKLGTRTWRAIHFLSFPTYLAVTLHGLLSGSDSGAVWARWLYLLPLVVIVLLSFQRLRARR, encoded by the coding sequence GTGGACATCGTAGAAGAACCGCAAGTCTTCCCATTCGTGTTGACCTGCGTCTTGACCTTTGTGCTGATGGCCATGACCTACGGCATGACGTACCTGCTGCATCTGCCGACCACGCGGGCGGACGACCTGTACTGGTACTTGACCCGCGCCGCGGCCTTCATCGCCTATGCGCTGTTGACGTTGACCGTGATGCTGGGTGTCTCCTCATCCAGCGCCCTGTGGGATCGCTGGCGCGCGCGGCGCCTCATGACACAACTGCACCAGTTTACTTCCTTGATGGTTCTGCCCTTTCTGGTACTCCACCTATGGGCACTCCATCAAGATACCTCCGTACCCTTTCCATGGCCGGCGGTCTTCGTTCCATTCGAGGCTTCCTACCGTCCGTTTGCCACAGGGCTCGGCGTGCTCAGCCTGTTCACCGTACTAATTCTGTGGATCACGTCGTTCCTCCGCGCCAAGCTCGGCACGCGCACCTGGCGAGCGATTCATTTCCTGTCGTTTCCGACCTATCTGGCGGTCACCCTCCATGGGCTGCTGTCTGGTTCCGACAGCGGCGCAGTGTGGGCGCGGTGGCTGTATCTGCTTCCGCTTGTCGTGATTGTGCTGCTCAGCTTCCAGCGGCTGCGGGCTCGGCGGTAG
- a CDS encoding aspartate kinase, with amino-acid sequence MSVRILKFGGTSVASPQARAAAVQHVKRTLEQGVPAVVVVSAMGRSGDPYATDTLLSLVGPDAAVSARELDVLMACGETISAVVFANLLCEHGVQATALNGQQAGIMTDDRHGDASILGVNPARIESELAKGCVPVVTGFQGYSPSGEITTLGRGGSDTTAAALGVALEAEAVDIYTDVAGVMTADPRIVPDAQKLPNLSYQEMYQFALQGAKVVHPRAVELAMQKGVPMYVRCTTSTDSGTLIGHADGPLEGGRTLARPVIGVTQQSDVARLMVESVGHRCGEILDGLARCGLDVDWIASDPGQFSCVIGEKHAQVVQERLQPSGLRVEVTCGFAKVVVVGGVASDTVVLAQVAQVLADEGIEMVQTGHLSHGLGVLVQQSQMKQAVGALHAAFDLGSTGWGPRAAAHTEEAAMPLSAVPAG; translated from the coding sequence ATGAGCGTCCGCATCCTCAAATTTGGCGGTACCTCCGTTGCGTCCCCGCAAGCGCGCGCCGCAGCCGTGCAGCATGTGAAGCGGACACTCGAGCAAGGCGTTCCTGCCGTCGTGGTCGTGTCGGCGATGGGGCGATCCGGCGACCCCTACGCCACCGATACGCTCTTGTCGCTGGTCGGGCCGGACGCCGCGGTTTCCGCCAGAGAACTGGACGTCCTGATGGCGTGCGGAGAGACGATTTCCGCCGTTGTCTTTGCAAACTTGCTGTGCGAACACGGCGTGCAGGCGACAGCGCTGAACGGGCAGCAGGCGGGCATCATGACGGATGACCGCCACGGAGATGCTTCCATTCTCGGCGTCAATCCTGCGCGGATTGAATCAGAACTCGCAAAGGGGTGTGTCCCGGTTGTCACGGGGTTCCAGGGGTACAGTCCGTCCGGGGAGATCACGACGCTCGGCCGCGGCGGAAGCGACACGACGGCGGCCGCACTCGGTGTCGCGCTGGAGGCAGAGGCGGTGGATATTTACACCGACGTGGCTGGTGTGATGACGGCGGACCCCCGCATCGTTCCAGACGCGCAAAAGCTGCCCAACTTAAGCTATCAGGAAATGTACCAATTTGCATTGCAAGGTGCGAAGGTCGTACACCCCCGGGCGGTGGAACTGGCGATGCAAAAGGGGGTGCCGATGTATGTTCGATGCACGACGTCGACGGACAGCGGCACCCTCATCGGCCACGCCGACGGCCCGCTGGAAGGCGGCCGGACGCTGGCGCGCCCTGTCATTGGCGTGACCCAGCAGAGCGACGTCGCCCGTTTGATGGTGGAGTCGGTCGGGCACCGGTGTGGAGAAATCCTCGACGGCTTGGCGCGCTGCGGGCTGGATGTGGACTGGATTGCGTCCGACCCGGGGCAGTTCTCGTGCGTCATCGGGGAGAAACACGCGCAGGTCGTGCAGGAACGCCTGCAGCCGAGTGGTCTCCGGGTCGAGGTCACCTGCGGCTTTGCCAAGGTGGTCGTCGTCGGCGGCGTCGCGTCCGACACCGTCGTGCTGGCGCAAGTGGCACAGGTGCTGGCGGACGAAGGCATCGAGATGGTCCAGACGGGGCATTTGTCCCACGGACTTGGGGTTCTCGTCCAGCAGTCCCAGATGAAGCAGGCCGTTGGCGCCCTCCACGCTGCCTTTGACCTCGGCAGCACCGGGTGGGGCC
- the ectB gene encoding diaminobutyrate--2-oxoglutarate transaminase: protein MLSPLDVFEDLESSVRSYIRSFPTVFTRARGSRMWDLQNRVYIDFFAGAGALNYGHNHPRMKEKLLDYVASDGIAHSLDMGTEAKARFLEQFQQVILEPRGLTYKVMFPGPTGTNAVESALKLARKATGRTTVVNFTNAFHGMTLGSLAVTGNKFKRGGAGVPLSNVVTMPYDGYFEGGLDSVDYLEQLLADGGSGISRPAAIILETVQGEGGVNVASAAWLRKVEKLCRRMGIVLIVDDIQVGCGRTGAFFSFEDAGLKPDIVCLSKSISGYGLPMALTLIKPELDVWDPGEHNGTFRGHNLAFVTATEALSFWRNDTLEQEIRLKGKRVRARLERWTVKYPGLKAKVRGRGLILGLVCGDPEKAKQISAAAFERGLIIETAGPDDEVVKLLPPLTIDPSTLDEGLQILEDSIEHVL from the coding sequence ATGTTGTCTCCCCTTGACGTTTTCGAAGATTTGGAATCCTCGGTGCGAAGTTACATCCGAAGTTTTCCCACGGTCTTTACACGAGCGCGCGGTTCACGCATGTGGGATCTTCAGAACCGTGTGTATATTGACTTCTTTGCTGGTGCAGGCGCGCTGAATTACGGGCACAATCACCCGCGAATGAAGGAAAAGCTGTTGGACTACGTGGCGAGCGACGGCATCGCCCACAGCCTCGACATGGGAACAGAGGCGAAGGCGCGGTTTTTGGAACAGTTTCAGCAGGTGATTCTCGAACCGCGGGGGCTGACCTACAAGGTCATGTTTCCCGGCCCGACCGGCACGAACGCGGTGGAGAGCGCGCTGAAACTGGCACGCAAGGCCACGGGCAGAACCACCGTCGTGAACTTCACCAACGCGTTTCACGGCATGACCCTCGGTTCGCTGGCCGTCACAGGCAACAAGTTCAAGCGCGGCGGCGCGGGCGTGCCGCTGTCGAACGTGGTGACGATGCCCTACGACGGCTACTTCGAAGGCGGCCTGGATTCGGTCGATTACCTGGAACAACTGCTTGCTGACGGGGGCAGCGGCATCTCCCGCCCGGCTGCAATCATTCTCGAAACCGTTCAGGGGGAAGGCGGCGTCAACGTAGCCAGCGCGGCGTGGCTGCGAAAAGTCGAGAAGCTTTGCAGACGGATGGGCATCGTCCTCATCGTCGACGACATCCAGGTTGGGTGCGGACGTACAGGCGCCTTCTTCAGCTTTGAGGATGCCGGGCTCAAGCCGGACATTGTGTGCCTGTCGAAATCCATCAGCGGCTACGGCCTCCCCATGGCCCTGACGCTCATCAAACCAGAGCTTGACGTTTGGGATCCCGGTGAACATAACGGCACCTTCCGCGGCCACAACCTGGCCTTTGTGACCGCAACGGAGGCCCTGTCGTTTTGGCGGAACGACACCCTCGAACAGGAGATCCGCCTCAAAGGCAAGCGCGTCCGGGCGAGGCTCGAACGATGGACGGTCAAGTATCCGGGCCTGAAGGCGAAGGTGCGCGGCCGGGGGCTGATTTTGGGGCTCGTCTGCGGGGACCCAGAAAAAGCAAAGCAAATTTCCGCAGCGGCGTTTGAGCGCGGTCTCATCATTGAAACGGCGGGTCCCGATGACGAAGTTGTCAAGCTGCTGCCGCCGCTGACGATTGACCCCAGCACCCTGGACGAAGGACTGCAGATTTTGGAGGACAGCATCGAACACGTCCTGTAA